The Gambusia affinis linkage group LG11, SWU_Gaff_1.0, whole genome shotgun sequence genome contains a region encoding:
- the LOC122840459 gene encoding CD209 antigen-like protein C — translation MDEIYMNVDPVNNAWQIPARKNEGPGSSKKKIYVGVIIFLVLLNVLMLIGLISLGVFFHDVSSLAADLIDNKDNLTDRLQSSNDQLSVMTEERDRLNATLTKMSNEMIRLQSLLKKKKTCPAGWMMFNYSCYFLSTSSGSWDKAREDCRNRGGDLVVINDDDEQDFLSTIIKKYTWIGLTDIETEGSWKWVDGTPLTQLLNKYWANKQPDNGGGDPQWGEEDCALILTTKLWNDLKCSDSQQWICEKDPV, via the exons ATGGACGAAATTTATATGAATGTTGATCCTGTGAATAATGCCTGGCAAATTCCTGCTAGAAAAAATGAAG GTCCTGGCAGCTCTAAGAAGAAAATCTATGTGGGTGTCATCATCTTTCTGGTTCTTCTGAATGTTTTGATGCTGATTGGACTCATCAGCCTTGGTGTTTTCT TTCATGATGTGAGCAGCTTGGCAGCAGATCTCATCGACAACAAAGACAATCTGACTGATCGTCTCCAGTCCAGTAATGACCAGCTTTCTGTAATGACCGAAGAAAGAGACCGTCTGAATGCAACCCTCACAAAAATGTCTAACGAGATGATCAGGCTTCAGAGTTTGTTGAAGAAAA AGAAAACCTGTCCTGCAGGATGGATGATGTTCAACTATTCTTGTTATTTCCTCTCTACATCGTCTGGCTCCTGGGATAAAGCCAGAGAAGACTGCAGGAACAGAGGAGGAGATCTGGTGGTGATAAACGACGATGATGAACAG GATTTTCTTTCTACAATcatcaaaaaatatacatggaTTGGTTTGACTGATATAGAAACTGAGGGATCCTGGAAGTGGGTTGATGGCACTCCGCTGACTCAACT ACTTAACAAATACTGGGCAAATAAACAACCTGATAATGGTGGTGGAGACCCACAGTGGGGGGAAGAGGACTGTGCACTTATCCTGACTACTAAGTTATGGAATGATCTTAAATGTTCTGATTCTCAGCAGTGGATCTGTGAAAAGGATCCAGTCTAA